In Solanum stenotomum isolate F172 unplaced genomic scaffold, ASM1918654v1 scaffold11127, whole genome shotgun sequence, the sequence AAGCAAATAACCTCAAgcccaattttttttgaagagaCATTTCGTCAGCTAATTATAATTCCAAAGAACTTAAATTTTTCACACTATAacagagaaaaggaaaaaacttTGATAGAAGTTCAAACCTTTTGGCTCTCTTGGGATCAATCAAAGCCAACTCAGCAAGCCGATCAGGCGCCATAGCTTTCTTAACAGAGCTCTCAGCCTCAAACGACGCAGCAGAAAAAGAACCATCCATCGAATTGCTATGCCTATGACGAGAACTCGAACCGGAACCCAAACCCATCATCTTCTTCTCCTCCGACGCAGCGGGCGTTGTAGCTCCAGCTTCACCAAACTCCAGACCATCAAAAAAGTCGGCGTCAACGGAAAGACTCCTGAAGTGATTCAACGGTCTAGGTTTATGATCAGTACCCGGTCCGTTTGAAGACGAGTCAGCTGAATTCGCCGGCTGCATGTGGGTATCAGTAGAAGGGGACAACGCCGGCGCCGAAATGTCAAGGTTGAAGTCAGCAACGACGTCGTCTAAGAGGATGTCATCGTCGAAGTCAGGGAACCTGAAGAAAGTCTCCGACTGTGCCCGGCGGTGACGTGCTATACGGGTCGGAGTATCCGGCATCTGGTCAAGGTCAATCCGACCCGATAGAAATGGGATGGGTATAGGCTTTCCGGTGAACTTCGGGTCCATAGTTTGTCCAAATCAATTCTTCAGTTCGATTttggaaagaagaagagagagaataGAAATGGGGTTGGGGGTGGCTgtgtggaagaagaagaaggaggagggaGAGAGGCAGTTGGCTGAAAGTGCAAACTCACATGGGAGGGTTTATTATAGTTGTTAGGAACGGTTAACCAACTGTGGCCGGAGCGgtaaaaactcatttatttgGTTGTGAAATTTTGAACTTGAGTTTGTCAAGATCAGGTGTCGAGTTActcatttattcttaattgagagattttgaatttaagtttttttaaattagGCATAGAGAGGTAAATACTCTTTCGTTAATCAAGAGGAgagaatatatgaaaatttgaatataatcaAGTTAACCAAGAGGAgagaatatatgaaaatttgaatataatcgAATTTTAGTGTGAATATAGTATAACAAAcggaaatttttaaaagatatatataaaaaagtccAACACTTCAAGATAAAATAAGAggttttactattttattgaCCATAGTGCTCTATTTTTTTAaccaatattttaaattaatagggaatatttttaaatttgagaaaaatgataggaaattgtataaaattgtttaaagttataatatataaaagaacCCTATGTTCGCCAATGTGCATCACCACAAACCAtgaaattcttttaatttatttattttcaaaattagccTTTCCCTCCTTTCAGTAACCTTCATAACCGTCACAACCATCTTACAAATTAAGCCTCCACCAAATCTTCCATATGTATAAATATCAGTCTCCTTTGAACTTACTTAAGCAACTGATCGCCAGATATGAATGCTGGGCCAAACTTAATCCTATGTAATCTTGCATTGTTGCATGCATTAGTCTACCGTTTCTCGATAATTTTACTTTACCTTTGGTGATTTGAGTTAATCATTTTTTTGTCTAGGGGTGGTACAATATAGATTGAAGGTCAATGACATTTATTAGAActttaaattgatatttgaaGTACACGTTGTTGGATTTTAAAAGGTATGAGTGAAATATGAAGCGTTGCGACTTTcataaaaagttgtgacttttatgaaaagttgctacttttatgaagagttgcgacttttatgaaaaaattgtgacttttatgaaaggttgtgacctttccgaaggattgtaacttttccaaagagttgtgaactttccgataaggcacaataagcatttgttcacactaccatttgttgtctataaatagagggattttctctcattttaaaataacgaaAAATTCTGAACTactactttttcttcttcttcttcttctacacaattaaatattcgtgtactttgctcctgttgattAGTGGCTCACTAacaccattatttttctatcattacACTGTTGAATAGAATCGGTCTATCATGAGgggatctattcctttaaacctcgggtactagaggggaataattttcttacgaagacattgtgcattcagtgggctcgattttttcctttatatttcatcctattgttacagatcctggtatattttttacagtcattaatttatacttatgttattacttgttgtttttgagtacatgctttaaactttgttgattatgttctgcaaagatattattataagtatttgttagtacaaataaaataacacaCGGCAATTGAGTATTCAcacaagttttctctactggAATTGTTTaaggtacaataaaaaaatctcttaaaGATCGATACTACCATCTCTTGAAGACAAAATTCAAATATGGTATGCCATTATAAGTAATTAAAGACCAAACATTATCGTATCTTGATGTGAGAAGTGAACCaacaaaagaagataaaaattaataaacttttgacATGGCTTCAAGGATGTTGTGATGGATGACCTATAGAGGAATATGACTAGATTGAAGCCTCTTTTAATCCCAAAGACATAGTTAACTAATTGTGCATATTCAATATGAAGTATGGATAGATTCTCAAGTTTACTGCAAGTTGTAAATATATTTCTTGAAGTAATAGATGTGTTTCTCGACACTACGATTGAAATGGAAGTGTAGTTTCAAATTGAACTCCATCACTCTAGTATgctgatttttaaaaaatacccAAACAAACTGAATagttttgtgtaatatttttccctttcaagtATATATGATAAGTTGAAATGTTGTCCAATATGATACATTCttcctttaatttttcattttaataatttttaatgataCATTTAAGTTAggaactttaaaatgatatatgtaaagTAAAATGTAGGGCTGAACTTTCTACAacgttaaaattaaaatatttgtctacttttttcagccttttaaaatttatttatcctttcaccaatgattatttgtttattagaAATTTAATATCTCAGGTTGATGTTCATTTGAattcccaaaaatatcaaatagtaatgCTTCCTGGAAgcaaaaggataaattataaaattattaatggttgttactacgtaatcttgtatgtaagataatatagtattttagttttaataatcgataggttttaagtat encodes:
- the LOC125849842 gene encoding transcription factor VIP1-like, encoding MDPKFTGKPIPIPFLSGRIDLDQMPDTPTRIARHRRAQSETFFRFPDFDDDILLDDVVADFNLDISAPALSPSTDTHMQPANSADSSSNGPGTDHKPRPLNHFRSLSVDADFFDGLEFGEAGATTPAASEEKKMMGLGSGSSSRHRHSNSMDGSFSAASFEAESSVKKAMAPDRLAELALIDPKRAKRILANRQSAARSKERKIRYTSELERKVQTLQSEATTLTAQITVLQRDNSGLTTENKELKLRLQALEQQAHLRDALNEALREELQHLKITAGQMSAANGSRGARPHFPPQPQSFVQCGNHHTQQQQPHMPQSTTSTQNIGGQTQPSFMNFNNRG